The Zavarzinella sp. genome includes a window with the following:
- a CDS encoding Gfo/Idh/MocA family oxidoreductase, with protein MTTAFKPVKLGILGVARINHRLKPAFDQCEQIQLQAIASRSMERAKAASKELGIAKPYGSYEDLLADPEIEAVYIPLPNALHGDWVKRAADHGKHILCEKPLCPTAAEALEVVEYCRTKNVKLMDGFMWPHHPRTKKMRAMIDQGSIGQVLRTVTSFTFMMEELKTSEIRLQPEMAGGGLGDVGCYCIYGIRWAMQAEPVSVWARANWFNDVDVDMCGVLTFADGRTAQFDCGFARPLRMNMEIVGSTGVISLPDMWIPTDDAADFNIIRNPGGFEFTSENHPNPGADQMVNMLTEFATAIRENREPTPSPMEAVKSLRVMDALLHSAREKREIEITA; from the coding sequence ATGACTACTGCGTTTAAACCCGTCAAATTAGGCATTCTGGGCGTTGCCCGCATCAATCATCGGCTCAAACCTGCTTTTGATCAGTGCGAACAGATTCAATTACAGGCGATTGCTTCACGTTCCATGGAACGTGCCAAAGCAGCCAGCAAAGAGCTGGGTATTGCAAAACCTTACGGCAGTTACGAAGATTTACTGGCAGATCCCGAAATTGAAGCAGTTTACATTCCCTTGCCCAATGCCCTGCACGGCGACTGGGTGAAACGTGCTGCAGACCATGGCAAGCATATTCTCTGTGAAAAACCCCTCTGCCCCACTGCGGCAGAAGCTCTGGAAGTAGTGGAATATTGCCGCACGAAGAATGTGAAGTTAATGGACGGCTTCATGTGGCCACACCACCCACGCACGAAAAAAATGCGGGCGATGATCGATCAGGGCAGTATCGGACAGGTGCTGCGCACCGTCACATCGTTCACGTTTATGATGGAAGAACTCAAAACCAGCGAAATCCGCCTGCAGCCCGAAATGGCTGGCGGTGGCCTCGGTGATGTGGGCTGTTATTGCATTTATGGCATCCGTTGGGCAATGCAGGCGGAACCGGTCAGTGTGTGGGCACGTGCCAACTGGTTTAACGATGTGGATGTCGATATGTGCGGTGTGCTGACCTTTGCCGATGGTCGCACTGCCCAGTTTGATTGTGGTTTTGCCCGCCCACTGCGCATGAATATGGAAATTGTCGGAAGTACTGGAGTGATCAGCCTTCCCGACATGTGGATCCCCACCGACGATGCAGCAGATTTCAACATCATCCGCAACCCAGGTGGGTTTGAATTTACATCGGAAAACCATCCCAATCCGGGTGCGGATCAGATGGTGAATATGCTGACCGAATTTGCCACCGCAATTCGGGAAAATCGTGAACCGACACCCTCACCGATGGAAGCAGTGAAATCGTTACGAGTGATGGACGCACTGCTACACTCGGCTCGAGAAAAACGCGAAATTGAAATTACTGCGTAA